The following is a genomic window from Calliphora vicina chromosome 5, idCalVici1.1, whole genome shotgun sequence.
GGTAAAAATGTCATTTCCTGATTTTCgatgtggccgtacaagcaccgAGGATACCGAACATATTGGACGCCTAGTTGAGGACTCTAcaaccgaaacaattgaaaaaatcatgatatggtgttggccgatcggagattgaaagtgcgagggATTGTGGAAggcataggcatctcacatgcctcagtggtttcaatttttcatgatcacttgggtatagGAAAGCTTTCGTTAAgaaagtgcatagagctcaaaggagacaaTGTTGAAAACCCTGGCTGTTAAAAATTAgccattaaattgtttaatttgttataaaaatcttaaaatctgAAAAAGATCATGGAATAATTtcagttaaataaataacattctATTGCAGATTATTTCCCGCAAAGCCGCTGATGTCACTAATCAAGGCTGCGAATTCTTTTTAAATCGTGCCTTAAAATACCAACAACAAGGATTATTTCAGGCCAGGGATACAATAACCGAAACCTATACTATGATAAGTGGGGTAAGAGCCAACtataattgatttatttaaataaagcaccgtttaaaaaacttatttactcCCCAGTCCTATGAAACTACCTCCACTACTCTATACTCTCTAATCGTTATGTTGGCCATGCACCCCCTGGTGCAAGAGAAACTATATCAGGATGTCATTGAAATTATACCAGCCACTGACGCAATTGTTTATGAACATTTGGAACAATTGCCCTATTTACAAATGGTTTTAAGTGAAACATTACGTTTGGTGCCACCCATACCATTTATAGGTCGAGAGGCTTTGGAAAGTTGCACGCTAACTAAAGATCTAACTATACCACGggattttcaaatattgattCCAATATTTCATTTGCATCGTAGTACAACGTTGTGGGGAGCAAATGCCCATAAATTTAATcctgataattttttagatGCAGAGAAAGATAGGCGTCATCCATATGCTTATGTACCATACTCAAAGGGTGTCAGGAATTGTATTGGTTGGTATTATATTGTTTTAATcaggttttttttataactaataaaacttgttgtttttggttttagGCTGGCGCTATGCCgatatttctttgaaatttgtGCTCTTGGGCCTGCTGAgacaatataaatttgtcacCTCGTTCGCCTATGAAGATTTGTATTTTGTTCAGAAGATAAGTCTTCAGTATTTAAGGGAgcctaaaataaaaatcatcaaaagaaattgaagaattttaaaatgtaattgataGTTTGAAAGTTGGGCGTATTGGAATGTTAGTCGGGGTTTACGGTTTCAATAATTGTATTCTATTCTATTCACAATAATTTAATTGTGAATAGAATAGaatatataatttgtaattgttttgtaatataaaatacatatctaaaatatataaaatagtgaaacaaaaaattatttataatttcagggttattttattgaaaagtaaattatggggaagaaaatattttggtgaaaaattaatattttttggcgaattttttttgtgaacatAAACCAAGCCTATTCAAGCAATGACTGTTATTGGTAGTCGTTATAGCCACACGATAACAGACGTTTTTCTGCCTAAATTGCATGATATTGGTAtggacgacatgtggtttcaacaagaaAGAAATAATTCAATTACTGGTCTTGTACTCTCTCGTTTCAAAGGGGTATGCCAACCGACCCATAATCACCAGTACATTGATGGAGAAAATTTATCGCTGCAGCAAAAAAATTCTGGAATTCAGACACAACGATTAtatcccagtatgcaaaatgattcgaagttatccgagtaatttttaatttatacttcttatataaacaaaagaaactaaaaacGAAGTATCGAAAATTATTCATCGTttccaataaatattaaaatacgatatagTAAAAAGAATTGCGATTGGATAGAGTGTCATAATACAGTGTACTCTCTCTTTGCGGACACGTCCCATAAACCGACACTTTTTTCAGTCCGAAACAAAttcttttgaattattttctactCTCAATAGCGGACAACTCTCAAAACCGGACACATTTGTCACTCCCTTAGGTGTGCGTTTATGAGATAGTACACTGTAAATCCATATTTCCgattttaattctaaataaGTTCGATGGAGTAAATTACACACTCTAGCCTGTCTTGTTAGTACTGGCTCCATGAATTCCCTCCTAACGCACCATCCAACAAAAGATAGACATGCCAAAGGTGGGGCTACGAATGGACTATATACTACCTAACTCGCATTGTGATCTCAAGGATCTCAACTCCTAAGTAATAAGGTCTAAAGGTCTTCTCGATTACATTTACTCACTGGCTCAACTTAGACAACACCTTGTCGAGTTAATATGGATTCCAGGCCATGATGGCATCCGATAAAATGAAGACGCTCATGAGTGATCTACTTTAAATAGCTCTCGCGTAAAAGGGCTTTCACACACATTGTTTGCGATATGTAATGTGATAGACGGGAAGACGTTGAAAAAAATGGAGATCAGGTGTTCTACTATTACCACTTCTGGAGTATTCATAATGCTCTGGCCATCTCTGGTGAAGGAAAGGACCAATACTCTCTTGATTCTTGGTAGGTAGTCGATTAGGCCCTTTAAGGGTATATTAAATGCATACTATATGATTCACGTATGGGTTACCAACTTACTGCAACAGAATGTTGAGAAATATTTATGGATTTAAGATCTCCGAAAGTTAagtcttaaaatatatatgggggatttcatgtcaagtgaaccaacttttaaaatccaccaaagttaga
Proteins encoded in this region:
- the LOC135959588 gene encoding probable cytochrome P450 313a4; the protein is MEIALETIMGVELNTKHSDELVAKMHTLMENISLETALSPMKLGFIVRTSSYYKILEYLQTFLKSIISRKAADVTNQGCEFFLNRALKYQQQGLFQARDTITETYTMISGSYETTSTTLYSLIVMLAMHPLVQEKLYQDVIEIIPATDAIVYEHLEQLPYLQMVLSETLRLVPPIPFIGREALESCTLTKDLTIPRDFQILIPIFHLHRSTTLWGANAHKFNPDNFLDAEKDRRHPYAYVPYSKGVRNCIGWRYADISLKFVLLGLLRQYKFVTSFAYEDLYFVQKISLQYLREPKIKIIKRN